The Atribacterota bacterium genomic interval TATCCTGCAGGCTAAATCCCTTTGAGTATTAGAGCTGGTAAATTCATATTCATTACCCCAATGCATGCTGACAATGATAATCTTCCCGGGATTTGCCTGTCTTGCTTTTTGAACTTCTTTGGTAATTTCCTCGTGATAATCAACATAAGGCAATATCCGGTTAAAGGCCAAAAAGACAGACTGTTCACTATAGAAAAGACTATTATTTTTACCCGGGAAAACAGAAAAGGGAGAGCCAACAAAATTAATCCGGTATTCTTGCAGCCGGCTTTTTGTTTCTTCCAAGCCTTCTTTACCAAGATCAGCAACATGATTATTGGCTAAAGAGAGCAGGTTAATCCGGCTCCATTTCACGCCTTCCAGCACATTTGGATGAAAATAAAACTTCAATACATCACCTGAAAACTTTGGTGGATTTTCCACCACAGGTCCTTCAAGGTTGGCAAAAACAATATCGACACCTCTCAAAAGCTGCACTATTTCCTGGAAGGGATAATAAATACTGTTTTCTTTCACTAATTTTTCTATTCCCCGGTCAAACATCATGTCTCCACAAAACAGGATAGTTTCTGTTTTGATATTATTACCGGTTTCCCCTTTTTGGAAAACCACACTAAAATAGGAGGTTGTAGAGTCAAAATCATGCTGTATAAAATCAACAGAATTTTTCCGGGCAATGGCAGTGGGGTACTCACAGCCCCTTAATCCGGCAAAAAGCCTCACTAAATACAGGGCTTGCCAGCTGTCTACCTCTATATTTTCAAATTCCTCCTCCTCAAAATTTAATAACACTCTAATACTTTTTAAGTCATGAAATTTCGCAGCTTCTGCCGGCAGATAATGAGAAAAATCCACACTGGCAACAAGTAAAGTGTTAGCAGGAGAAAACATTTCAATTGTTGATGCCAGCTGATTTAGTTGTTCCCGTGAGACATTTTCCGGTATAAGAA includes:
- the amrB gene encoding AmmeMemoRadiSam system protein B, coding for MFIIALFSITVVGESSDMNSITGGVVPHHLLAKEIIEDFFEFVSKQQHPETIILFSPDHFNCSALKADNSFISVDWEKGFIELEGVSVNTELLKRLAITNNILSDRNAVIAEFGITNLLPFIKKYLPETKIIPVLIPENVSREQLNQLASTIEMFSPANTLLVASVDFSHYLPAEAAKFHDLKSIRVLLNFEEEEFENIEVDSWQALYLVRLFAGLRGCEYPTAIARKNSVDFIQHDFDSTTSYFSVVFQKGETGNNIKTETILFCGDMMFDRGIEKLVKENSIYYPFQEIVQLLRGVDIVFANLEGPVVENPPKFSGDVLKFYFHPNVLEGVKWSRINLLSLANNHVADLGKEGLEETKSRLQEYRINFVGSPFSVFPGKNNSLFYSEQSVFLAFNRILPYVDYHEEITKEVQKARQANPGKIIIVSMHWGNEYEFTSSNTQRDLACRIITAGADVIVGHHPHVVQEIELIHGKPVFYSLGNFIFDQQFLPETKEGLAVGLNISTDKLAFRLFPIKNQEGKPILMTQIEAELFLKNLAEKSDKRLWEAIKKGIIELKLIK